Genomic DNA from Bacillota bacterium:
TCGCCCAGGATGCAGATCACGCCCGAGTTGACCACGTCGTCCCGCTTCTTCAGGTAGCTGCCGAATATGAGCATGTTCCCGTACCCGAAACCGCCCGTGAAAAAGGCCATACCCACCGCCTGCACGAACTGCTCCCAGGTGGGGATGTTGGGCCGAAAGAGGTACTTGACGCCTTCCATGGCTCCGGGTAGGGTCAGGGAGCGCACGGTCATGACGCCGAGGAAGACGAAAATGAGGGGTACCATTACCTTGCATACGGCCTCCAGGCCCTTCTTCAATTCCCGCGCCATGACCGCCCACCCAGCCACCACCACCAGCAGAGCTAGCAGCATGGCTTGAACGCCGGAGTTGGTGGCAAGCCAAACGGCCTTGAGTTCCTCGGGACTCCTTCCGAGCAGCGTGGAGGGGCTCAATCCCAGGAAGGCGTACTTGAGAGACCACCCCGTTATGACGAAATAATACCCGGTGATTGACGTGGTAACGATGGGCAGGAGCCACCCCAGGACCTGCCCCACGCGTCCCCAGAGCACCCCAAAAGCCACCGGGGCCCCCCGCTGCACGTACTTTCCCAGGCCGATCTCGGCGATAATGCCAGGGATGACGCAAAACACCATGGCAATGAAGAACGGGATAAGAAGGGCCCCTCCGCCGAACATGGCCGCCGTGTAAGGAAACCGCCACACCGTGCCCAAACCGATTGTCCACCCCATCATACCGGCCACGAAGCCCAGGCGGGCAGACCAGGTGGGCCGCTCGTAAGCCTGTACCTCCTTCCCCTGTGCCATAGACCTCCTCCCCTTTCCGCCGTGTCAAGGCGCCAGACTCGGGTTGCGGACTTTCCATCGTGGCTCTTCGCAGGGCCAACTACGGCCTCCTTTGGACTGTCTTTGGATTAGTTGGATTATTTTTGGCCGCCCCGGCATCATGGTGAAGTTTGCGTGCCGCCCCAGACTGGATGCGGTACTGTTGGGGGCTGACTCCTTCTAACCGTCGGAATATGCGGCTGAAGTAGGCGGCATCAGGTACACCCACGCGTTCTGCGACCTCGCGCACTGTGAGCGTCGTGCCTGCGAGAAGATCCTTGGCTCGCTCAACGCGCAAACGCCTCATGTACTCCGAGAGCGAACAGCCTGCGACCCTCTTGAACGCATGACTCAGGTATGAAGGATTCAGCCCTGCGACACCTGCAAGGTGTGACAGGGTAATCGGTTCAGCGTAATGGGCGTTGATGTACTCGATCATTGAGGAGAGCACTGTCAGGCCGCGCGGTCTCCTACAGGCTACCACCCGTTCCGCTATTCGTAGCAAT
This window encodes:
- a CDS encoding helix-turn-helix domain-containing protein, with amino-acid sequence MAAGVREKKQMTSLQVIRVIQSARERLLRHVKLGDERGAADALREIMSGLLVAYSERVDLVKGELLLTLAASYSAALELAAPQQDLVESVQRFARKLLFSRTVEDACLVSEEALLRIAERVVACRRPRGLTVLSSMIEYINAHYAEPITLSHLAGVAGLNPSYLSHAFKRVAGCSLSEYMRRLRVERAKDLLAGTTLTVREVAERVGVPDAAYFSRIFRRLEGVSPQQYRIQSGAARKLHHDAGAAKNNPTNPKTVQRRP
- a CDS encoding sodium-dependent transporter → MAQGKEVQAYERPTWSARLGFVAGMMGWTIGLGTVWRFPYTAAMFGGGALLIPFFIAMVFCVIPGIIAEIGLGKYVQRGAPVAFGVLWGRVGQVLGWLLPIVTTSITGYYFVITGWSLKYAFLGLSPSTLLGRSPEELKAVWLATNSGVQAMLLALLVVVAGWAVMARELKKGLEAVCKVMVPLIFVFLGVMTVRSLTLPGAMEGVKYLFRPNIPTWEQFVQAVGMAFFTGGFGYGNMLIFGSYLKKRDDVVNSGVICILGDLSGCLLAALAMIPIFFATGATQHLGAGTTLAFISIPTVLSMTPGGQFILPLFFLSLFFAAFTSATAFSEVAVGALCDRFRISRRTSATIVYLVLATIAVPVAFRPVLVQVIDLSLGTLGYVLSGLIITVFVAYMWPGGLEKMRQRVINPYSDFKVGRWWTVLMWTTVPLIIVLTLYGGLVTQVIPFFSKLLGG